From Bacillus alveayuensis, one genomic window encodes:
- a CDS encoding putative membrane protein YedE/YeeE (product_source=COG2391; cog=COG2391; ko=KO:K07112; pfam=PF04143; transmembrane_helix_parts=Inside_1_21,TMhelix_22_44,Outside_45_47,TMhelix_48_65,Inside_66_85,TMhelix_86_105,Outside_106_114,TMhelix_115_137,Inside_138_157,TMhelix_158_180,Outside_181_194,TMhelix_195_217,Inside_218_237,TMhelix_238_260,Outside_261_311,TMhelix_312_334,Inside_335_346,TMhelix_347_366,Outside_367_375,TMhelix_376_398,Inside_399_408): MTVLAKKESTIHTKQAESKPKNLTDFIILIALTVLIGGALFLYFKVSLAQSLLYVLGGIGGFVLYQARFGFTSAWRKFILYRQGEGIRAQMIMMLAANVLFLPLLLKGSMFGHPVSGYVFPVGISVLVGAFLFGIGMQIGDGCASGTLYHIGGGDTNGIVTLVGFIAGSVIATTHFDFWLNTPHFEPISLIENFGVGFGFLIQFAMLAFVYYISIVIEKRRYGKLISTNLNNPHGWKAIWKGPWPLVLGGIILAVVNALILMVQGKPWGITSAFALWGAKFVQLFGAQPEEWAYWQDPGKLAALQNPLYQDVTTVMDISIMFGALLAAAFAGRYAKAIQWKRPTRMTVGALIGGVLMGYGARLSFGCNIGAYFDGIASFSMHGWLWFAAAFVGSIIGVKLRPYCSYKN; this comes from the coding sequence ATGACTGTTTTAGCGAAAAAAGAATCAACTATACACACAAAACAAGCAGAAAGTAAACCAAAAAACTTAACAGATTTCATTATTTTGATCGCTTTAACTGTTTTAATTGGCGGGGCTTTATTTTTATATTTTAAAGTATCTTTAGCACAATCACTTTTATATGTGTTAGGGGGTATTGGCGGATTCGTATTGTACCAAGCTCGATTTGGCTTTACTTCTGCATGGAGAAAATTTATTTTGTACCGCCAAGGGGAAGGAATTCGAGCCCAAATGATCATGATGCTTGCGGCTAATGTATTATTTTTACCATTACTATTAAAAGGTTCCATGTTTGGTCACCCTGTATCCGGATATGTTTTTCCTGTTGGAATATCCGTGCTAGTTGGGGCGTTTCTATTCGGAATTGGCATGCAGATAGGTGACGGGTGTGCTTCTGGTACCCTTTACCATATTGGTGGCGGAGATACGAATGGAATCGTAACATTAGTTGGATTTATTGCTGGTTCAGTTATTGCGACAACTCATTTTGATTTTTGGTTAAATACCCCTCACTTTGAGCCAATTTCTCTTATTGAAAATTTTGGTGTAGGATTTGGATTTCTCATTCAATTTGCCATGTTAGCTTTTGTTTACTATATATCAATTGTCATTGAAAAACGCCGCTACGGTAAGCTCATTTCAACAAATTTAAACAATCCCCATGGCTGGAAAGCGATTTGGAAAGGACCTTGGCCACTCGTTCTAGGCGGTATCATTTTAGCTGTTGTTAATGCACTTATTTTAATGGTTCAAGGGAAACCATGGGGAATTACGTCGGCGTTTGCTCTTTGGGGTGCAAAATTTGTTCAATTGTTTGGAGCTCAACCAGAAGAATGGGCTTATTGGCAAGATCCAGGCAAATTGGCTGCACTCCAAAATCCATTGTATCAAGATGTTACAACCGTTATGGATATTAGTATAATGTTTGGAGCATTATTAGCAGCTGCTTTTGCTGGTCGCTATGCAAAAGCTATTCAATGGAAGCGTCCAACACGTATGACAGTCGGGGCATTAATCGGTGGTGTATTAATGGGGTATGGCGCCCGCCTTTCCTTCGGTTGTAATATTGGTGCTTATTTTGATGGGATTGCTTCCTTTAGTATGCACGGCTGGCTTTGGTTTGCAGCCGCATTTGTAGGAAGTATTATTGGAGTAAAGCTACGTCCATATTGCTCTTATAAAAATTAA
- a CDS encoding thiol-disulfide isomerase/thioredoxin (product_source=COG0526; cath_funfam=3.40.30.10; cog=COG0526; pfam=PF00085; superfamily=52833) produces the protein MKSNRVLISIDEVEKFIGNHHLAFLYISKTNCSVCHALVPKVQEVMAKLPKIQMAFINVDDVPELAGHLSIFTAPVLILYVDGKEVLREARFVHLDQFQHKITKIYQLAGDTEPN, from the coding sequence TTGAAATCAAATCGTGTTTTAATTTCAATAGATGAAGTGGAGAAATTCATTGGCAATCATCATTTAGCCTTTCTCTACATTTCTAAAACAAATTGTAGTGTTTGTCATGCTTTAGTTCCAAAAGTGCAAGAAGTGATGGCTAAGTTGCCAAAAATACAGATGGCTTTTATAAATGTCGATGATGTTCCAGAATTAGCAGGTCATCTGTCTATTTTTACTGCACCTGTTCTCATATTATATGTCGATGGAAAAGAAGTACTAAGAGAGGCTAGGTTTGTCCATCTTGATCAGTTCCAGCATAAAATTACAAAAATTTATCAGTTGGCAGGAGACACAGAACCTAATTAA